Proteins encoded by one window of Monoglobus pectinilyticus:
- a CDS encoding S-layer homology domain-containing protein, whose amino-acid sequence MKKLLSIILSIIICAVSVQGVFAESSDVDINTERNVYDDCADFSKVVAYSEGLSLDVVTDENKYAFSGDDTHIIRVTSDAEWLEYAVEPNGYFVFNTAFSPNEELSHFTFESSADGENWTSFNPIITVDDTEPSKWITVHYSLKKLPAEAKFIKIIFGNIGGTPWSPCIESIELKEHNTDEVGFADCVSTKYYNSTAKLKNLGLINGYSNSEFKPSGDITRAEFSAMMAKLLDLNSVYNPASLKQVFNDVTADYWGAGSIYALYSLGIVNGDENGNFNPELNISLQEAVKIMVSSLGYTAVANQNGGYPSGYMREASRLKLLKEIEDLKNEDSLSRGDAAILMDNALDVELIYQTSFGDGQNRYEYDGSTILNRYHGIYERRGEITDVGYASVFAEGAAKDGRFELNNQSYKTGDYDMLQYLGIMVTAYVKYDKDENDYTALYVEQDKNTKITEIDYNSYDRLDDGYLCYNGDDGREKRIAVGTNTKVIYNYKYQTRVGLIDNIDIKCGYLKVISNNVGSSYADYIMVYDYDTYIASDSSKLGGVLTDKYKGAVNFNLDEADTVILKYDNEKVLYTPEYKINKNEVVCIAKSEDGKIADIRISVDTDTGTVTNINSSEQEYTIGDKTYKLSNYFLDTNRTIDISSDTVTVYLDINGNIVDCRGAVSGERYGYLKSVSELNDVFGNTATLQIITESGKAEEIKATSKSSLNGSVSSVKSFFNLSPQLVKFSLKGDGTIAVLDTAVDLFGEVNTELFTRNYVSDSAKFYDTLNIFASKYQLSSETQVFVVPNDKSEIAKYEVSDLSRLLSDTAYNVQLFDLNDEYKVGAAVITLGTDDADIYNYSPVGVIINSGTYVNDEGDKCLSLKMFSGGEEKELLFDNDGATDRTNGWIDGYVNRDTKNGVNPFSTGEVLQYSERDGKCAAFRILLTKEQIYNNDYYEKNLADYGALSEELFYSELYTSLGIVDKKFSDKILLMGNTIQGYLRTIPLNGSVYVYDRRTKVLIKGDNSDIEQGGSVFVQMRYGIANTVLVIRN is encoded by the coding sequence ATGAAAAAATTATTATCAATTATATTATCTATTATTATTTGTGCCGTGAGTGTTCAGGGAGTTTTTGCAGAAAGTTCAGATGTTGATATAAATACTGAACGAAATGTATACGATGACTGTGCTGATTTTTCTAAAGTTGTTGCCTATAGTGAAGGTTTATCACTTGATGTGGTTACAGATGAAAACAAGTATGCTTTCAGCGGTGATGATACACATATCATAAGGGTGACTTCCGATGCCGAATGGCTGGAATACGCGGTGGAACCCAATGGTTATTTTGTTTTTAACACTGCATTTTCACCCAATGAGGAACTTTCACATTTCACGTTTGAAAGTTCTGCAGACGGAGAAAATTGGACATCGTTTAATCCAATCATCACTGTTGATGATACGGAGCCAAGTAAGTGGATAACCGTGCATTACAGTTTAAAGAAACTGCCTGCGGAAGCTAAATTTATAAAGATTATATTTGGAAATATCGGCGGTACGCCATGGTCGCCTTGTATAGAAAGTATTGAGTTAAAAGAACATAATACTGACGAAGTTGGTTTTGCAGACTGTGTGTCAACAAAATATTATAATTCAACAGCTAAACTAAAAAATCTTGGGTTGATAAACGGTTATAGTAATTCGGAGTTTAAACCGAGCGGTGATATAACAAGGGCTGAGTTTTCAGCGATGATGGCTAAGCTCCTGGATTTAAATTCTGTATATAATCCGGCGTCTCTAAAGCAGGTTTTTAATGATGTAACCGCTGATTACTGGGGAGCAGGCTCAATATATGCACTCTACAGTCTTGGTATAGTAAACGGGGATGAAAACGGTAATTTTAATCCTGAGCTTAATATATCGCTTCAGGAAGCGGTAAAAATTATGGTTTCTTCTTTGGGTTATACGGCTGTTGCAAATCAAAATGGTGGTTACCCGTCAGGATATATGCGCGAGGCGTCACGTTTAAAATTATTGAAGGAAATTGAAGACCTGAAAAATGAGGATAGTTTATCCCGAGGCGACGCTGCTATATTAATGGACAATGCTTTGGATGTTGAATTGATATATCAAACTTCTTTTGGAGATGGTCAAAACAGATATGAATATGACGGTTCAACTATATTAAACAGATATCACGGCATTTATGAGCGCCGAGGGGAAATAACCGATGTTGGGTACGCAAGTGTGTTTGCAGAGGGAGCCGCAAAAGATGGAAGGTTTGAGCTTAATAATCAGTCATACAAAACCGGGGATTATGATATGCTTCAATATTTGGGCATAATGGTTACGGCTTATGTGAAGTATGATAAAGATGAGAATGACTATACAGCCTTGTATGTTGAACAGGATAAAAACACTAAGATTACAGAAATTGATTACAATAGTTATGATCGTTTAGATGATGGATATTTATGTTATAATGGTGATGACGGCAGAGAAAAGCGGATAGCTGTCGGAACTAATACAAAAGTAATATATAATTATAAATATCAAACCAGGGTTGGACTTATTGACAATATAGATATTAAATGCGGATATCTAAAAGTTATTTCTAATAACGTCGGAAGCAGTTATGCGGATTATATAATGGTGTATGACTATGATACATATATAGCATCAGATTCTTCAAAGCTGGGCGGAGTGCTTACGGATAAGTATAAGGGTGCGGTTAATTTTAATCTTGATGAGGCAGATACGGTAATACTAAAATATGACAATGAAAAAGTTCTTTATACTCCTGAATACAAGATAAATAAAAATGAGGTTGTGTGTATAGCCAAAAGTGAAGACGGTAAAATTGCTGATATAAGAATATCAGTCGATACTGATACTGGAACAGTCACGAATATAAATAGTTCTGAGCAGGAATATACAATAGGAGATAAGACGTATAAGCTTTCAAATTACTTCCTTGATACTAATCGGACGATTGATATAAGTTCAGATACAGTAACTGTATATTTGGACATAAATGGAAACATCGTGGATTGCAGAGGAGCGGTGAGCGGCGAACGATATGGATATTTAAAGTCAGTCTCAGAGTTAAATGATGTTTTTGGTAATACGGCTACTCTTCAGATTATTACAGAAAGCGGCAAAGCCGAAGAAATAAAGGCAACGTCAAAGTCGTCGCTTAACGGCTCAGTTTCTTCTGTTAAAAGCTTTTTTAATCTGTCTCCACAACTAGTTAAATTTTCATTGAAGGGTGACGGCACTATAGCTGTTCTTGATACTGCTGTTGATTTGTTCGGTGAAGTTAATACTGAGCTGTTTACAAGGAACTATGTATCTGATTCAGCGAAATTTTATGATACTTTAAATATATTTGCGTCAAAGTACCAATTGAGTTCGGAAACGCAAGTGTTTGTTGTGCCAAATGATAAATCCGAGATAGCAAAATATGAAGTGTCTGATTTAAGCAGATTGCTCAGCGATACCGCGTATAATGTACAGCTGTTTGATTTAAATGATGAGTATAAGGTGGGGGCCGCAGTAATAACTTTGGGCACGGACGACGCTGATATATATAACTATAGTCCAGTTGGAGTTATTATAAATTCGGGAACATATGTAAATGATGAGGGTGATAAATGTTTAAGTCTGAAAATGTTTTCCGGAGGCGAAGAGAAAGAATTACTGTTTGATAATGACGGAGCCACAGACAGGACTAACGGATGGATTGACGGATACGTTAACCGGGATACAAAAAATGGTGTAAATCCATTTAGTACGGGTGAGGTTCTTCAATATTCCGAACGTGATGGAAAATGTGCTGCTTTCCGGATATTGCTTACAAAAGAACAGATTTACAATAATGATTATTATGAAAAAAATCTAGCAGACTATGGGGCTCTGAGTGAAGAATTGTTTTATAGTGAGCTATACACATCTTTAGGCATAGTTGATAAAAAGTTTTCCGATAAGATTTTGCTTATGGGGAATACAATTCAGGGTTATTTAAGAACTATTCCGCTCAACGGAAGTGTATATGTGTATGACCGCCGAACAAAAGTTCTTATAAAAGGTGATAATTCTGATATTGAACAAGGCGGCTCCGTATTTGTTCAGATGAGATATGGAATTGCTAATACAGTGTTGGTTATTAGGAATTAA
- the nrdG gene encoding anaerobic ribonucleoside-triphosphate reductase activating protein, with protein sequence MSKLKIAGVVKESITDGDGIRFVLFVQGCPHHCYGCHNPQTHDFNGGTIVDSGQVLEEFKANPLLSGITFSGGEPFCQAGALADLAEEIISLGKNITVYSGYTFEQLYEMAKEDKDIMRLLNLADVLIDGKFIMSEKTLLLRFRGSKNQRMIDLKKTMESDGKTVYTFE encoded by the coding sequence GTGAGCAAGTTAAAAATAGCGGGAGTTGTAAAAGAATCCATTACAGACGGTGACGGAATACGCTTTGTTTTGTTTGTTCAGGGGTGTCCGCATCACTGTTATGGCTGTCATAATCCTCAGACCCATGATTTTAACGGAGGAACAATTGTAGACAGCGGACAGGTTTTGGAAGAATTTAAAGCAAACCCTTTGCTGAGCGGAATAACTTTTTCCGGAGGCGAGCCGTTTTGTCAGGCCGGGGCGTTGGCTGACCTTGCAGAAGAGATTATAAGTTTAGGAAAAAACATAACTGTTTATTCCGGATATACATTTGAACAGTTATATGAAATGGCTAAAGAGGATAAGGACATTATGCGGCTTTTAAATTTAGCTGATGTTTTGATAGACGGAAAGTTCATAATGTCTGAAAAAACTTTATTGTTAAGGTTTAGGGGAAGCAAAAATCAAAGGATGATTGATCTTAAAAAGACCATGGAATCAGACGGAAAAACGGTCTATACTTTTGAGTAG